In Humulus lupulus chromosome 6, drHumLupu1.1, whole genome shotgun sequence, a single genomic region encodes these proteins:
- the LOC133783052 gene encoding uncharacterized protein LOC133783052 — MSVFRSQGLPIGKKSLTILEDEVKKIADWYILNNCNEILPYLREHREILQTKGVENLDLLQREEFPNWFYNKIYHLRQTGSLKVHEKFISLGNGSSTRVASYPGCVVNGVRFLCYDRDKNRKTQNSGVSVAGVKNSTYYGQLEEVLVMSYLSGCSVVLFKCKWFDTNRSSGLKFEQNITSIKTSSEAFKDDKFILATQANQVFYIEDLKNKSHWKVVQEVHHRNVWDIPQVEEQADDVEVDVMHNTSSSNFQLFIDLGPLPQISFERTGAPLQFVEIDNVAIEEEKEEEMEEEEEEEEEEVEEEEEVEYEDDEDEDEHIETDDDSEDYYSDMADVIARSHGGDGGGCDPPRGPSDIPADCERAPPNKRGRHKGLNTREKKEQLGRPLPLEWDVRGRTYK; from the exons ATGTCGGTCTTTCGATCTCAGGGTCTTCCAATTGGTAAGAAATCCTTGACAATTTTGgaagatgaagtgaagaaaatagCGGATTGGTATATTCTAAACAACTGCAATGAGATCTTGCCATATCTTCG AGAGCATAGGGAAATTCTACAGACTAAAGGTGTTGAAAACCTAGACCTATTACAGAGAGAGgaatttcctaattggttttataataagatttatcatcttcgacAAACAGGATCCTTGAAAGTACATGAAAAATTTATCTCTTTAGGAAACGGTTCTTCTACTCGTGTTGCGTCGTACcctgggtgtgttgtaaatggagtaagatttttgtgttatgacagggacaagaatcgcaaaactcaaaatagtggagtctctGTAGCGGGTGTCAAAAATAGTACTTATTACGGccagttggaagaagttttagtgatgtcatatctttctggttgttctgttgtattatttaagtgcaaatggtttgacactaatcggtcttcaggattaaagtttgagcaaaacataacgagtatcaaaaccagttcggaggccttcaaagatgataaatttatcttagcaactcaggctaaccaagttttctacattgaagaccttaaaaataaatctcattggaaagtcgtccaagaagtgcatcacagaaatgtgtgggacatcccacaagttgaagaacaagcggatgatgtagaagtagatgttatgcacaacactagttcctctaatttccaattattcattgatcttggaccgttgccacaaatcagctttgaacgcacgggggctccattacaatttgttgagatagataatgttgcaatcgaggaggagaaggaggaggaaatggaagaagaagaggaggaggaggaagaggaagtggaggaggaggaggaagttgaatatgaagatgatgaagatgaagatgaacacatagaaaccgatgatgatagtgaagattattatagtg atatggctgatgttattgctcgatctcacgggggtgatggtggaggatgcgatcctccacgtggaccgtcagatattccagctgattgtgaacgag cgcctccaaacAAACGTGGACGCCATAAAGGATTGAACACACGGGAAAAAAAggaacagttggggcgtcctctccctctcgagtgggatgtgcgggggagaacatataaatAG